One window from the genome of Ciconia boyciana chromosome 8, ASM3463844v1, whole genome shotgun sequence encodes:
- the MAN2C1 gene encoding alpha-mannosidase 2C1 isoform X1, with product MRRAHRAAIMAAVKHRRTALERVEKFLSETYFTDCNLRGRLFGDHCPPVSLSCFQTPWRIPYDEAIRQEFRPAKVGDSFGPTWETCWFQVELSIPPAWAGREVHFVWESDGEGMVWRDAQPVQGLTKEGEKTSYILTSSLKETEPHSLTLYVELACNGLFGAGKGSMIAPPDPDRRFTLSKAELVVFNRDVYELLVDLEILLDMAQLLGEENQRSFQALYTANQMINVCDVMDPSTFPAAHDLAAVIFSQRNGESQHTIHAMGHCHIDSAWLWPYEETIRKCARSWVTVVRLMECNPELTFTCSQAQQFEWVRSWYPGLYAQIQDFVAKGQFIPVGGTWVEMDGNLPSGESMVRQFLQGQRFFQEQFGRICSEFWLPDTFGYSAQLPQLMRGCGIRRFLTQKLSWNLVNTFPHHTFFWEGIDGSRVLTHFPPGDSYGMHGRVEEMLKTVKNNKDKGRVNHSALLFGFGDGGGGPTQKMLDRMKRMSDTDGLPRVQISTPNRLFSVLEKESSQLCTWVGELFLELHNGTYTTQAQIKKGNRECERILHDVEVLSTLAAARSSAFQYPASQLQRLWRLLLLNQFHDVLPGSCIQLVVEDALQYYTEIRRAGAWLQEEAVQSLCRELLQPKAGSAESTLVLNTLPWERTEVISRTEPAGTESLALVTVPSMGYAIVREPLLPPQPVAVRKQEDGSIAMENGVIAVCLDMMGHLTSLRLVDSERESVPDGCYANQFALFDDVPLYWDAWDVMDYHLETRKPVTMLLKPLEITRAGGLQGSASFSLQIGKSSTLTQEIILDAMCPYLRFLTQVEWKEAHKFLKVEFPVQVRSANATYEIQFGHLQRPTHWNTSWDWARFEVWAHKWLDLSEHGFGVALLNDCKYGASAHKNVLSLSLLRAPKSPDATADITHHQFTYAVMPHLGSFQDAGVIQHAYNLNFPLHVVPACSAQSPAWSAFSVSSPAVVLETVKQAEDRREAVVVRLYEAHGSTVVAWLQTSLPVKEAMLCDLLEQPAAWGHLPLEQQGVRLSFTPFRVLSVLLVLRQ from the exons ATGCGTAGAGCTCATCGCGCAGCCATCATGGCCGCTGTGAAGCACCGGCGCACGGCGCTGGAGCGGGTCGAGAAGTTCCTCTCCGAGACCTACTTCACCGACTGCAACCTGCGGGGCAG GCTCTTTGGGGATCACTGTCCGCCGGTGTCGCTCTCCTGCTTCCAGACCCCGTGGCGCATCCCGTACGATGAGGCCATCAGGCAGGAATTCAGACCTGCTAAAGTGGGAGACTCCTTCGGGCCCAC GTGGGAGACGTGCTGGTTTCAGGTGGAGCTGAGCATCCCCCCAGCATGGGCGGGGCGGGAAGTGCACTTCGTCTGGGAGAGTGATGGGGAGGGCATGGTGTGGCgggatgcccagcctgtccag GGCTTGACTAAGGAAGGTGAGAAGACCAGCTACATCCTGACAAGCAGCCTGAAAGAGACGGAGCCCCACAG TCTGACGCTGTATGTGGAGCTGGCCTGCAACGGTCTCTTTGGGGCTGGCAAGGGCAGTATGATTGCCCCTCCAGACCCTGACAGAAGATTCACCCTGAGCAAGGCTGAGCTGGTTGTCTTCAACAGGGATGTCTATGAACTGCTGGTGGATCTGGAAATACTGCTGGACATGGCCCAG CTCCTCGGGGAGGAAAACCAGAGGAGTTTCCAGGCACTGTACACTGCCAACCAGATGATCAACGTGTGTGATGTTATGGACCCCTCCACCTTCCCCGCTGCCCATGACCTGGCTGCGGTGATCTTCAGCCAGAGGAACGGCGAGAGCCAGCACACCATCCATGCCATGGGTCACTGCCACATTGACTCTG CCTGGCTGTGGCCGTATGAGGAGACCATCCGTAAGTGCGCTCGGAGCTGGGTCACGGTGGTCCGTCTGATGGAGTGCAATCCGGAGCTCACCTTCACCTGCTCCCAG GCACAGCAGTTCGAGTGGGTGCGGAGCTGGTACCCCGGGCTCTACGCGCAGATTCAGGACTTTGTGGCGAAGGGGCAGTTCATTCCTGTCGGAGGCACCTGGGTGGAAATG GACGGGAACCTGCCCAGCGGGGAGTCCATGGTGCGGCAGTTCCTCCAGGGACAGCGGTTCTTCCAGGAGCAGTTTGGCCGGATCTGCTCAGAG TTCTGGCTGCCGGACACATTTGGATACTcagcccagctgccccagctgaTGCGTGGCTGTGGGATCAGGCGGTTCCTCACGCAGAAGCTCAGCTGGAACCTGGTGAACACCTTCCCG CATCACACCTTTTTCTGGGAAGGCATTGATGGTTCCCGAGTCCTGACCCATTTCCCCCCTGGTGACTCCTATGGGATGCACGGGCGAGTGGAGGAG atgctgaaaacagtgaagAACAACAAGGACAAAGGACGTGTGAACCACAGCGCTCTCCTCTTTGGctttggagatggaggagggggCCCCACGCAGAAGATGCTGGACAGGATGAAGAGAATGAGTGACACAGACGGTCTGCCAAG GGTTCAGATCTCCACTCCCAACCGACTCTTTTCTGTCCTGGAGAAGGAGTCGTCGCAGCTGTGCACCTGGGTGGGAGAGCTCTTCCTCGAACTGCACAATGGCACATACACCACCCAGGCCCAG ATAAAGAAGGGGAATCGGGAGTGCGAGCGAATACTGCACGATGTTGAAGTACTCAGCACCTTGGCTGCGGCGCGGAGCAGCGCCTTCCAGTATCctgccagccagctgcagcGGCTCTGGAG GTTATTGCTGCTCAACCAGTTCCATGATGTTTTGCCAGGCAGCTGTATCCAGCTCGTGGTTGAGGATGCCCTGCAATACTACACAG AGATCCGCAGGGCTGGTGCttggctgcaggaggaagctgTGCAGTCCTTATGCAGGGAACTGCTGCAGCCCAAGGCAGGGAGCGCTGAGAGCACCCTTGTGTTGAACACTTTACCCTGGGAACGGACCGAGGTGATCTCCAGGACTGAGCCAGCTGGAACAGAGAGTTTAG ctCTGGTGACAGTCCCCAGCATGGGCTATGCTATAGTGAGGGAGCCATTGCTGCCCCCTCAGCCTGTGGCAGTGAGGAAACAG GAGGATGGCTCCATTGCCATGGAGAATGGGGTGATTGCAGTCTGCCTGGACATGATGGGGCACCTGACCTCACTTCGTCTGGTGGACTCCGAGAG AGAGTCAGTCCCAGATGGCTGCTACGCAAACCAGTTTGCACTCTTTGATGATGTTCCCCTGTACTGGGATGCCTGGGACGTGATGGATTATCACTTGGAAACCAG GAAGCCAGTGACAATGCTGCTGAAGCCTCTGGAAATCACCCGGGCTGGGGGCCTGCAGGGAAGCGCAAGCTTCTCTCTGCAGATTGGCAAAAGCAGTACCTTAACCCAGGAGATCATCCTGGATGCCATGTGCCCGTACCTCCGCTTCCTGACCCAG GTTGAGTGGAAGGAGGCTCACAAGTTCCTGAAGGTGGAGTTCCCTGTGCAGGTGCGGAGCGCAAACGCCACCTATGAGATCCAGTTTGGACACCTGCAGCGGCCAACGCACTGGAACACGTCCTGGGACTGGGCTCGATTCGAG GTGTGGGCGCACAAGTGGCTGGATCTCTCTGAGCATGGCTTTGGGGTGGCGCTGCTGAACGACTGCAAATATGGGGCATCAGCCCACAAGAATGTCCTCAGCCTCTCACT GCTGAGAGCACCCAAGTCCCCCGATGCCACGGCAGACATCACGCACCACCAGTTCACCTACGCGGTGATGCCTCACCTGG GTTCCTTCCAGGATGCCGGTGTGATCCAGCATGCTTACAACTTGAATTTCCCCCTCCACGTGGTCCCGGCCTGCTCTGCCCAAAGCCCAGCCTGGAGCGCCTTTTCTGTCAGCTCACCTGCAGTTGTGCTGGAGACTGTCAAGCAG GCTGAGGACAGACGCGAAGCCGTGGTGGTTCGCCTGTACGAGGCACATGGCAGCACGGTTGTTGCCTGGCTCCAGACCTCCCTGCCTGTTAAGGAGGCAATGCt ctgtgaCCTCCTGGAGCAGCCAGCTGCATGGGGCCACCTGCCGCTGGAGCAGCAGGGCGTGAGGCTTTCCTTCACACCCTTCCGTGTGCTCTCCGTCCTCTTGGTCTTGAGGCAGTGA
- the MAN2C1 gene encoding alpha-mannosidase 2C1 isoform X2, with the protein MIAPPDPDRRFTLSKAELVVFNRDVYELLVDLEILLDMAQLLGEENQRSFQALYTANQMINVCDVMDPSTFPAAHDLAAVIFSQRNGESQHTIHAMGHCHIDSAWLWPYEETIRKCARSWVTVVRLMECNPELTFTCSQAQQFEWVRSWYPGLYAQIQDFVAKGQFIPVGGTWVEMDGNLPSGESMVRQFLQGQRFFQEQFGRICSEFWLPDTFGYSAQLPQLMRGCGIRRFLTQKLSWNLVNTFPHHTFFWEGIDGSRVLTHFPPGDSYGMHGRVEEMLKTVKNNKDKGRVNHSALLFGFGDGGGGPTQKMLDRMKRMSDTDGLPRVQISTPNRLFSVLEKESSQLCTWVGELFLELHNGTYTTQAQIKKGNRECERILHDVEVLSTLAAARSSAFQYPASQLQRLWRLLLLNQFHDVLPGSCIQLVVEDALQYYTEIRRAGAWLQEEAVQSLCRELLQPKAGSAESTLVLNTLPWERTEVISRTEPAGTESLALVTVPSMGYAIVREPLLPPQPVAVRKQEDGSIAMENGVIAVCLDMMGHLTSLRLVDSERESVPDGCYANQFALFDDVPLYWDAWDVMDYHLETRKPVTMLLKPLEITRAGGLQGSASFSLQIGKSSTLTQEIILDAMCPYLRFLTQVEWKEAHKFLKVEFPVQVRSANATYEIQFGHLQRPTHWNTSWDWARFEVWAHKWLDLSEHGFGVALLNDCKYGASAHKNVLSLSLLRAPKSPDATADITHHQFTYAVMPHLGSFQDAGVIQHAYNLNFPLHVVPACSAQSPAWSAFSVSSPAVVLETVKQAEDRREAVVVRLYEAHGSTVVAWLQTSLPVKEAMLCDLLEQPAAWGHLPLEQQGVRLSFTPFRVLSVLLVLRQ; encoded by the exons ATGATTGCCCCTCCAGACCCTGACAGAAGATTCACCCTGAGCAAGGCTGAGCTGGTTGTCTTCAACAGGGATGTCTATGAACTGCTGGTGGATCTGGAAATACTGCTGGACATGGCCCAG CTCCTCGGGGAGGAAAACCAGAGGAGTTTCCAGGCACTGTACACTGCCAACCAGATGATCAACGTGTGTGATGTTATGGACCCCTCCACCTTCCCCGCTGCCCATGACCTGGCTGCGGTGATCTTCAGCCAGAGGAACGGCGAGAGCCAGCACACCATCCATGCCATGGGTCACTGCCACATTGACTCTG CCTGGCTGTGGCCGTATGAGGAGACCATCCGTAAGTGCGCTCGGAGCTGGGTCACGGTGGTCCGTCTGATGGAGTGCAATCCGGAGCTCACCTTCACCTGCTCCCAG GCACAGCAGTTCGAGTGGGTGCGGAGCTGGTACCCCGGGCTCTACGCGCAGATTCAGGACTTTGTGGCGAAGGGGCAGTTCATTCCTGTCGGAGGCACCTGGGTGGAAATG GACGGGAACCTGCCCAGCGGGGAGTCCATGGTGCGGCAGTTCCTCCAGGGACAGCGGTTCTTCCAGGAGCAGTTTGGCCGGATCTGCTCAGAG TTCTGGCTGCCGGACACATTTGGATACTcagcccagctgccccagctgaTGCGTGGCTGTGGGATCAGGCGGTTCCTCACGCAGAAGCTCAGCTGGAACCTGGTGAACACCTTCCCG CATCACACCTTTTTCTGGGAAGGCATTGATGGTTCCCGAGTCCTGACCCATTTCCCCCCTGGTGACTCCTATGGGATGCACGGGCGAGTGGAGGAG atgctgaaaacagtgaagAACAACAAGGACAAAGGACGTGTGAACCACAGCGCTCTCCTCTTTGGctttggagatggaggagggggCCCCACGCAGAAGATGCTGGACAGGATGAAGAGAATGAGTGACACAGACGGTCTGCCAAG GGTTCAGATCTCCACTCCCAACCGACTCTTTTCTGTCCTGGAGAAGGAGTCGTCGCAGCTGTGCACCTGGGTGGGAGAGCTCTTCCTCGAACTGCACAATGGCACATACACCACCCAGGCCCAG ATAAAGAAGGGGAATCGGGAGTGCGAGCGAATACTGCACGATGTTGAAGTACTCAGCACCTTGGCTGCGGCGCGGAGCAGCGCCTTCCAGTATCctgccagccagctgcagcGGCTCTGGAG GTTATTGCTGCTCAACCAGTTCCATGATGTTTTGCCAGGCAGCTGTATCCAGCTCGTGGTTGAGGATGCCCTGCAATACTACACAG AGATCCGCAGGGCTGGTGCttggctgcaggaggaagctgTGCAGTCCTTATGCAGGGAACTGCTGCAGCCCAAGGCAGGGAGCGCTGAGAGCACCCTTGTGTTGAACACTTTACCCTGGGAACGGACCGAGGTGATCTCCAGGACTGAGCCAGCTGGAACAGAGAGTTTAG ctCTGGTGACAGTCCCCAGCATGGGCTATGCTATAGTGAGGGAGCCATTGCTGCCCCCTCAGCCTGTGGCAGTGAGGAAACAG GAGGATGGCTCCATTGCCATGGAGAATGGGGTGATTGCAGTCTGCCTGGACATGATGGGGCACCTGACCTCACTTCGTCTGGTGGACTCCGAGAG AGAGTCAGTCCCAGATGGCTGCTACGCAAACCAGTTTGCACTCTTTGATGATGTTCCCCTGTACTGGGATGCCTGGGACGTGATGGATTATCACTTGGAAACCAG GAAGCCAGTGACAATGCTGCTGAAGCCTCTGGAAATCACCCGGGCTGGGGGCCTGCAGGGAAGCGCAAGCTTCTCTCTGCAGATTGGCAAAAGCAGTACCTTAACCCAGGAGATCATCCTGGATGCCATGTGCCCGTACCTCCGCTTCCTGACCCAG GTTGAGTGGAAGGAGGCTCACAAGTTCCTGAAGGTGGAGTTCCCTGTGCAGGTGCGGAGCGCAAACGCCACCTATGAGATCCAGTTTGGACACCTGCAGCGGCCAACGCACTGGAACACGTCCTGGGACTGGGCTCGATTCGAG GTGTGGGCGCACAAGTGGCTGGATCTCTCTGAGCATGGCTTTGGGGTGGCGCTGCTGAACGACTGCAAATATGGGGCATCAGCCCACAAGAATGTCCTCAGCCTCTCACT GCTGAGAGCACCCAAGTCCCCCGATGCCACGGCAGACATCACGCACCACCAGTTCACCTACGCGGTGATGCCTCACCTGG GTTCCTTCCAGGATGCCGGTGTGATCCAGCATGCTTACAACTTGAATTTCCCCCTCCACGTGGTCCCGGCCTGCTCTGCCCAAAGCCCAGCCTGGAGCGCCTTTTCTGTCAGCTCACCTGCAGTTGTGCTGGAGACTGTCAAGCAG GCTGAGGACAGACGCGAAGCCGTGGTGGTTCGCCTGTACGAGGCACATGGCAGCACGGTTGTTGCCTGGCTCCAGACCTCCCTGCCTGTTAAGGAGGCAATGCt ctgtgaCCTCCTGGAGCAGCCAGCTGCATGGGGCCACCTGCCGCTGGAGCAGCAGGGCGTGAGGCTTTCCTTCACACCCTTCCGTGTGCTCTCCGTCCTCTTGGTCTTGAGGCAGTGA
- the NEIL1 gene encoding endonuclease 8-like 1 isoform X1: protein MPECPELHLAGRYINEACGEVVFSGGVERSAVGRGPEVPFSSEAYRISAASRGKELRLTLAPLGPGAPQDLVFRFGMSGSFRLCPAAQLPRHAHLRFLTRESPPRALCFIDARRFGSWRLGDAWQLGRGPCVLSEYQAFRENVLKNLDDKAFDKPICEALLNQKFFNGIGNYLRAEILYRLKIPPFEKARTVLEALKDQEQARRKKNPSLTLSKKLKLMQENPDLLELCHSVPMEVIAAEKKLFDPDHSDNYAAFKNWLQCYLVPGMSSLRDRNGRTIWFQGEPGPMAPKGQASRKKRAQLKADPEALTPKVTTRASKQRPRAAAKPPKMAKEEEEMADGPRKGRARGRRKVTTAPALSEPEAPVKAKRSCRTSARRGRGTAPAV from the exons aTGCCCGAGTGCCCGGAGCTGCACCTGGCCGGGCGCTACATCAACGAGGCGTGCGGCGAGGTGGTGTTCTCGGGCGGCGTGGAGCGCTCGGCGGTGGGCAGGGGCCCGGAGGTGCCCTTCTCCAGCGAGGCCTACCGCATCTCGGCCGCCTCCCGGGGCAAGGAGCTGCGGCTGACGCTGGCCCCGCTGGGCCCCGGCGCGCCCCAGGACCTCGTCTTCCGCTTCGGCATGTCGGGGTCGTTCCGGCTGTGCCCCGCTGCCCAGCTCCCCCGCCATGCCCACCTCCGCTTCCTCACCCGCGAGAGCCCCCCGCGCGCCCTCTGCTTCATCGACGCCCGCCGCTTCGGCTCATGGCGGCTGGGCGATGCCTGGCAGCTGGGCCGCGGGCCCTGCGTTCTCTCCGAGTACCAGGCCTTCAG GGAGAACGTGCTGAAGAACCTGGATGACAAGGCTTTTGACAAGCCCATCTGCGAGGCCCTCTTAAACCAGAAGTTTTTCAATGGAATTGGGAACTACCTCCGCGCTGAGATCCTGTACAG GTTGAAGATCCCTCCCTTTGAAAAGGCTCGGACTGTGCTGGAGGCCCTGAAGGATCAGGAGCAGGCGAGGAGGAAGAAG AATCCTTCCCTGACACTGAGCAAGAAGCTGAAGCTGATGCAGGAGAACCCAGATCTCCTGGAGCTGTGCCACAGCGTGCCCATGGAGGTCATCGCGGCGG agAAAAAGCTCTTTGACCCAGATCACTCAGATAATTACGCTGCTTTCAAGAACTGGCTGCAGTGTTACTTGGTGCCTGGCATGAGCTCCCTGCGTGACCGCAACGGCAGGACCATATGGTTCCAG GGAGAGCCTGGCCCCATGGCTCCCAAAG GGCAGGCGTCCCGCAAGAAGCGTGCTCAGCTGAAGGCAGATCCTGAGGCGCTGACCCCCAAG GTCACCACACGTGCCTCGAAACAGcgccccagggctgcagcgAAACCCCCAAAGATGgccaaggaggaggaggagatggctgATGGGCCAAGGAAGGGACGTGCTCGCGGGAGGAGGAAAGTGACCACTGCCCCGGCCTTGTCTGAGCCTGAGGCGCCGGTCAAAGCCAAAAGAAGCTGCCGGACGTCTGCACGCAGGGGCAGAG GCACAGCCCCTGCCGTCTGA
- the NEIL1 gene encoding endonuclease 8-like 1 isoform X3, with product MPECPELHLAGRYINEACGEVVFSGGVERSAVGRGPEVPFSSEAYRISAASRGKELRLTLAPLGPGAPQDLVFRFGMSGSFRLCPAAQLPRHAHLRFLTRGPCVLSEYQAFRENVLKNLDDKAFDKPICEALLNQKFFNGIGNYLRAEILYRLKIPPFEKARTVLEALKDQEQARRKKNPSLTLSKKLKLMQENPDLLELCHSVPMEVIAAEKKLFDPDHSDNYAAFKNWLQCYLVPGMSSLRDRNGRTIWFQGEPGPMAPKGQASRKKRAQLKADPEALTPKVTTRASKQRPRAAAKPPKMAKEEEEMADGPRKGRARGRRKVTTAPALSEPEAPVKAKRSCRTSARRGRGTAPAV from the exons aTGCCCGAGTGCCCGGAGCTGCACCTGGCCGGGCGCTACATCAACGAGGCGTGCGGCGAGGTGGTGTTCTCGGGCGGCGTGGAGCGCTCGGCGGTGGGCAGGGGCCCGGAGGTGCCCTTCTCCAGCGAGGCCTACCGCATCTCGGCCGCCTCCCGGGGCAAGGAGCTGCGGCTGACGCTGGCCCCGCTGGGCCCCGGCGCGCCCCAGGACCTCGTCTTCCGCTTCGGCATGTCGGGGTCGTTCCGGCTGTGCCCCGCTGCCCAGCTCCCCCGCCATGCCCACCTCCGCTTCCTCACCCGCG GGCCCTGCGTTCTCTCCGAGTACCAGGCCTTCAG GGAGAACGTGCTGAAGAACCTGGATGACAAGGCTTTTGACAAGCCCATCTGCGAGGCCCTCTTAAACCAGAAGTTTTTCAATGGAATTGGGAACTACCTCCGCGCTGAGATCCTGTACAG GTTGAAGATCCCTCCCTTTGAAAAGGCTCGGACTGTGCTGGAGGCCCTGAAGGATCAGGAGCAGGCGAGGAGGAAGAAG AATCCTTCCCTGACACTGAGCAAGAAGCTGAAGCTGATGCAGGAGAACCCAGATCTCCTGGAGCTGTGCCACAGCGTGCCCATGGAGGTCATCGCGGCGG agAAAAAGCTCTTTGACCCAGATCACTCAGATAATTACGCTGCTTTCAAGAACTGGCTGCAGTGTTACTTGGTGCCTGGCATGAGCTCCCTGCGTGACCGCAACGGCAGGACCATATGGTTCCAG GGAGAGCCTGGCCCCATGGCTCCCAAAG GGCAGGCGTCCCGCAAGAAGCGTGCTCAGCTGAAGGCAGATCCTGAGGCGCTGACCCCCAAG GTCACCACACGTGCCTCGAAACAGcgccccagggctgcagcgAAACCCCCAAAGATGgccaaggaggaggaggagatggctgATGGGCCAAGGAAGGGACGTGCTCGCGGGAGGAGGAAAGTGACCACTGCCCCGGCCTTGTCTGAGCCTGAGGCGCCGGTCAAAGCCAAAAGAAGCTGCCGGACGTCTGCACGCAGGGGCAGAG GCACAGCCCCTGCCGTCTGA
- the NEIL1 gene encoding endonuclease 8-like 1 isoform X2: MPECPELHLAGRYINEACGEVVFSGGVERSAVGRGPEVPFSSEAYRISAASRGKELRLTLAPLGPGAPQDLVFRFGMSGSFRLCPAAQLPRHAHLRFLTRESPPRALCFIDARRFGSWRLGDAWQLGRGPCVLSEYQAFRENVLKNLDDKAFDKPICEALLNQKFFNGIGNYLRAEILYRLKIPPFEKARTVLEALKDQEQARRKKNPSLTLSKKLKLMQENPDLLELCHSVPMEVIAAEKKLFDPDHSDNYAAFKNWLQCYLVPGMSSLRDRNGRTIWFQTAVTSGRGGDKDPPCGGQLAKGWQAVWSRGDDCGNGAFRWSGSPVPPSCALCLGRAWPHGSQRAGVPQEACSAEGRS, from the exons aTGCCCGAGTGCCCGGAGCTGCACCTGGCCGGGCGCTACATCAACGAGGCGTGCGGCGAGGTGGTGTTCTCGGGCGGCGTGGAGCGCTCGGCGGTGGGCAGGGGCCCGGAGGTGCCCTTCTCCAGCGAGGCCTACCGCATCTCGGCCGCCTCCCGGGGCAAGGAGCTGCGGCTGACGCTGGCCCCGCTGGGCCCCGGCGCGCCCCAGGACCTCGTCTTCCGCTTCGGCATGTCGGGGTCGTTCCGGCTGTGCCCCGCTGCCCAGCTCCCCCGCCATGCCCACCTCCGCTTCCTCACCCGCGAGAGCCCCCCGCGCGCCCTCTGCTTCATCGACGCCCGCCGCTTCGGCTCATGGCGGCTGGGCGATGCCTGGCAGCTGGGCCGCGGGCCCTGCGTTCTCTCCGAGTACCAGGCCTTCAG GGAGAACGTGCTGAAGAACCTGGATGACAAGGCTTTTGACAAGCCCATCTGCGAGGCCCTCTTAAACCAGAAGTTTTTCAATGGAATTGGGAACTACCTCCGCGCTGAGATCCTGTACAG GTTGAAGATCCCTCCCTTTGAAAAGGCTCGGACTGTGCTGGAGGCCCTGAAGGATCAGGAGCAGGCGAGGAGGAAGAAG AATCCTTCCCTGACACTGAGCAAGAAGCTGAAGCTGATGCAGGAGAACCCAGATCTCCTGGAGCTGTGCCACAGCGTGCCCATGGAGGTCATCGCGGCGG agAAAAAGCTCTTTGACCCAGATCACTCAGATAATTACGCTGCTTTCAAGAACTGGCTGCAGTGTTACTTGGTGCCTGGCATGAGCTCCCTGCGTGACCGCAACGGCAGGACCATATGGTTCCAG ACTGCTGTGACCAGTGGACGTGGAGGTGACAAGGACCCTCCGTGCGGTGGCCAGCTGGCCAAGGGATGGCAGGCAGTCTGGAGCAGAGGGGATGATTGTGGGAACGGGGCGTTCAGGTGGTCTGGCAGCCCTGTTCCTCCGTCCTGTGCGCTGTGTCTGG GGAGAGCCTGGCCCCATGGCTCCCAAAG GGCAGGCGTCCCGCAAGAAGCGTGCTCAGCTGAAGGCAGATCCTGA
- the COMMD4 gene encoding COMM domain-containing protein 4 produces the protein MRFRFCGDLDCPDWVLAEISTLAKISSVKLKLICAQVLRDLLGEAIEYEKILKLTSDAKLESGDVKATIAVLGFILSSAAKHNVDSESLSSELQQLGLPKEHASGLCRSYEEKQSSLQDSLRACSLRLSQLGSVCWRVDYTLSSSELREVNEPLVHLTFNLRDGEQGRTAAIPMALSADKFRVLLAELKQAQALMNTLL, from the exons ATG CGGTTCCGCTTCTGCGGGGACCTGGACTGCCCCGACTGGGTCCTGGCCGAGATCAGCACCCTGGCCAAAATC TCCTCGGTGAAGCTGAAGCTGATCTGCGCCCAGGTGCTCCGGGACCTGCTGGGGGAGGCCATCGAG taTGAGAAGATCCTGAAGCTGACCTCGGACGCCAAGTTAG AGTCAGGGGACGTGAAGGCGACCATCGCCGTCCTCGGCTTCATCCTCTCCAGCGCCGCCAAGCACAACGTGGACAGCGAGTCCCTGTCGAgcgagctgcagcagctggggctgcccaaAG AGCACGCCAGTGGGTTGTGCCGGTCCTACGAAGAGAAGCAGAGCTCCCTCCAGGACAGCCTCAGGGCCTGCAGCCTGAGAC TGAGCCAGCTGGGCTCGGTGTGCTGGCGGGTGGATTACACCCTCAGCTCCAGCGAGCTGCGGGAGGTCAACGAGCCCCTCGTGCACCTGACCTTCAACCTGCGGGacggggagcaggggaggacGGCGGCCATCCCCATGGCCCTCTCGGCCGACAAGTTccgggtgctgctggcag AGCTGAAGCAGGCCCAGGCCCTGATGAACACGCTTCTCtga